From one Oscillospiraceae bacterium genomic stretch:
- a CDS encoding uroporphyrinogen decarboxylase family protein, protein MTERENYLRTVEFGYPEYIPVTICMNLASLIAYQGEMEAVMARFPEFFPNFQPGKIDYAEYGDGCCDITEPDAWGYQWHYKMYGIEGCVINPPLDDWHKFNHWKAPDSDVWKDRGGQRDWAAEFQKIAAAKQSEKLTRGGLVHGFLFLRLQYLMGFENLMVNMAEEDPNLFKLIDIIDRENLKIVQNYCKAGVDVMELPEDLGAESSMIISKEMFRQYIAPSYRKLTAPCRQNKVKVAIHSDGYILPILDDLIEIGMDIINPQDLCNGIGNLAKALKGKVCIRLDLDRVKITSHGTRAEIFELIEEEVKVLGSEKGGLEFIYGVYPPTGPDQVAYICEAFQKYRQIK, encoded by the coding sequence ATGACAGAAAGAGAGAATTATCTGCGCACGGTTGAATTCGGCTATCCCGAATACATCCCGGTTACCATCTGCATGAACCTCGCCTCATTGATTGCGTATCAAGGCGAAATGGAGGCGGTCATGGCGCGTTTCCCGGAATTTTTCCCGAATTTTCAGCCCGGAAAAATCGATTATGCCGAATACGGCGACGGCTGCTGCGACATCACCGAACCCGATGCTTGGGGTTATCAATGGCACTATAAAATGTACGGCATCGAGGGCTGCGTCATCAACCCGCCGCTCGACGACTGGCACAAGTTCAATCATTGGAAAGCGCCCGATTCCGACGTCTGGAAAGACCGCGGCGGCCAACGCGATTGGGCGGCGGAATTTCAAAAAATCGCCGCAGCGAAACAAAGCGAAAAACTCACCCGCGGCGGGCTTGTTCACGGCTTTCTGTTCCTGCGCCTGCAGTATTTGATGGGGTTTGAAAACCTGATGGTCAATATGGCCGAGGAAGACCCGAATCTGTTCAAACTGATCGACATCATCGACCGCGAAAACCTGAAAATCGTTCAAAATTATTGTAAAGCAGGCGTCGATGTCATGGAATTGCCTGAAGACCTCGGCGCGGAGTCCTCGATGATCATCAGCAAAGAGATGTTCCGTCAATACATTGCCCCGTCTTATCGGAAATTGACCGCGCCCTGCCGCCAAAACAAGGTCAAAGTCGCCATTCACAGCGACGGTTATATTCTGCCGATTTTAGACGATCTGATCGAGATCGGCATGGACATCATCAACCCGCAGGACCTGTGCAACGGCATCGGCAATCTGGCGAAAGCGCTCAAGGGCAAGGTCTGCATCCGACTCGACCTCGACCGCGTCAAGATCACCTCGCACGGCACACGCGCCGAGATTTTCGAATTGATCGAAGAAGAGGTCAAAGTCCTCGGCTCCGAAAAAGGCGGTCTGGAATTCATCTACGGCGTCTACCCGCCGACCGGCCCCGATCAAGTCGCCTACATCTGCGAGGCCTTTCAAAAATATCGGCAGATTAAATAA
- a CDS encoding Rieske 2Fe-2S domain-containing protein has protein sequence MEYVKVAQTGEVKPGEKKKVTADGKVLLLTNIGGTYYAIDNKCPHMGGSLYDGILEGDTITCPWHGTVFDVKTGKTIKGGKIAFMNLKVKDDRAYPVKAEGEDILVGIE, from the coding sequence ATGGAGTATGTCAAAGTCGCACAGACCGGCGAAGTAAAACCCGGAGAGAAAAAGAAAGTCACCGCAGACGGCAAAGTGTTGCTGCTCACCAACATCGGGGGTACATACTATGCCATCGACAACAAATGCCCGCACATGGGCGGTTCCCTCTACGACGGGATTCTGGAGGGCGACACCATCACCTGTCCCTGGCACGGCACCGTGTTCGATGTGAAAACCGGTAAAACGATCAAAGGCGGCAAGATCGCATTCATGAATCTCAAAGTCAAAGACGACCGCGCATATCCGGTCAAGGCCGAAGGTGAGGACATCCTCGTCGGCATCGAATAA
- a CDS encoding D-serine ammonia-lyase, whose translation MPATGTAEHESGTEKRYGVQITGRLFLKCDHALPVAGSVKARGGIYEVLKLTEQLALQNGFDGKDYASLADENWRNLFSGYSVLVGSTGNLGLSIGTMSSALGFHAVVHMSADAKVWKKDLLRSRGVEVIEHPAAYSVAVCNARDEAKKDACSYFVDDEHSADLFLGYAVAANRLKGQLNALDLIPDPKSPLTAYIPCGVGGAPGGVTFGLKTVYEDAAKSWFAQSAQSPCMLLGMASGLHDRTSVEDIGLSGKTDADGLAVGRPSGLVGTMMRNLVSGIYTIADEEMYPLLALLKETENIYIEPSAATGLLGPVIAAKVGEKAGIHICWATGGSMVPEETAERHIEKGKRLLEGKA comes from the coding sequence ATCCCCGCTACGGGAACTGCCGAACATGAAAGCGGCACGGAGAAGCGGTACGGTGTTCAAATCACCGGCAGATTGTTTTTAAAATGCGATCACGCCCTGCCGGTTGCCGGTTCGGTCAAGGCCCGGGGCGGCATTTATGAGGTCCTGAAATTAACCGAGCAGTTGGCCCTGCAAAACGGCTTTGACGGAAAGGACTATGCTTCACTCGCCGATGAAAATTGGAGAAACCTGTTTTCCGGTTATTCCGTTCTGGTGGGTTCCACCGGCAATCTGGGGCTTTCGATCGGGACGATGTCGTCGGCGCTGGGATTTCACGCGGTGGTGCATATGTCCGCCGACGCCAAGGTGTGGAAAAAAGACCTGCTGCGCAGCCGCGGCGTCGAGGTGATCGAACATCCGGCGGCCTATTCGGTGGCGGTCTGCAATGCCCGTGACGAGGCCAAAAAAGACGCCTGCAGTTATTTTGTGGACGACGAACATTCCGCCGACCTCTTTTTGGGTTATGCGGTGGCGGCAAACCGGCTGAAAGGTCAGCTGAACGCGCTTGATCTTATTCCCGATCCGAAATCACCGCTCACCGCCTATATCCCCTGCGGGGTAGGCGGCGCACCCGGCGGCGTGACGTTCGGGTTGAAAACCGTATACGAAGACGCCGCCAAGAGTTGGTTCGCCCAGTCGGCGCAGTCCCCTTGCATGCTGCTGGGAATGGCCTCGGGGCTGCACGACCGCACGAGCGTAGAGGATATCGGCTTGTCGGGCAAAACCGATGCCGACGGGTTGGCGGTGGGACGGCCCTCCGGATTGGTCGGGACTATGATGCGAAATCTGGTCAGCGGAATTTATACCATCGCCGATGAAGAGATGTATCCGCTGCTGGCTTTACTGAAAGAGACCGAAAATATTTATATCGAACCCTCTGCCGCCACCGGCCTGCTGGGTCCCGTGATCGCGGCCAAAGTCGGAGAAAAAGCCGGTATTCACATCTGTTGGGCCACCGGCGGCTCGATGGTCCCCGAAGAAACAGCCGAACGCCACATCGAAAAAGGAAAACGCCTATTGGAGGGAAAAGCATGA
- a CDS encoding DUF2892 domain-containing protein — MKKNVGTVDKWIRIILGLAVLSLIFLIEGNLKWLGLIGLIPLITGLIGYCPLYALFKISTDKTK, encoded by the coding sequence ATGAAAAAGAATGTTGGTACCGTGGATAAGTGGATCCGCATCATTTTGGGACTTGCCGTGTTGAGTTTAATTTTCCTGATTGAAGGCAATCTGAAATGGCTGGGATTGATCGGTCTGATTCCGTTGATCACGGGACTCATCGGTTACTGCCCGCTTTATGCGCTGTTCAAAATCAGCACTGATAAAACCAAATAA
- a CDS encoding DUF4838 domain-containing protein — protein sequence MVSVWAFDEENIDFGEDSFQAARCTCSYAAVELKKYLTQTLENSDIRFTESKTDEIFTIELQIGDNASRSDEFLLKPQPNGLLIRGKGRTGLLYGVYELLRLQGWRWYAPGDEGEIQPEKRKDLIMPRQETEFTPSYDNGRGFDFGQWYSKDSIKFWVWMSKNRMNVAGYRVYTAPLCDKLGMQFKIGGHIFEKCLDPDKMTPSGKTLWEEHKDWFGQAADGTRKKELAQKIQFCTSNEDLTSYLADEVLRYLNTKWKHADRVDIWGFDTWGYTCNCDKCNALGNDTDKNLHFLSDIRTQIDRARADGRLDHDVKMVFCGYEGTCTITGPQNPIPQNLLDAGDLMVYYPIRRCYAHDFSDETCEINAFYKKSLKSWLDKKPAVPVVIGEYYNVSKFEDLPLIFSQRIAADIPYYHQMGVRSATYMHVPMNNQGMRTLTQLLYAQMCWDVHTDVNKLLNEYFENWYGPYAEEMREAYRLTEEAWLYCADWRAWGPRSVLSQLLEWDGTKPENPLTFDNHFQTADGALKSGRQSVRQLQKALDIVNEVRQKDLKEAALKGEIKIGAGVNPDDAKKFIAFNRYTKRIGEDRRLLIYASQTMQLMAETVAYHNALYLQNEQEAAQIWQTVESLENRLDSYGVTVEYDFPAPGVCSKDALTKTQLRDVVMRCRKYRLETQN from the coding sequence ATGGTTTCGGTTTGGGCGTTTGACGAAGAAAATATTGATTTCGGAGAAGATTCCTTTCAGGCGGCAAGATGCACCTGTTCTTACGCTGCCGTCGAGTTAAAAAAATATCTAACCCAAACCCTTGAAAATTCCGACATCCGCTTCACCGAGTCAAAGACCGATGAGATTTTCACCATCGAACTGCAAATCGGCGACAATGCCTCTCGAAGCGACGAATTTTTATTAAAGCCCCAGCCGAACGGACTGTTGATCCGAGGCAAAGGCCGAACGGGTCTTCTTTATGGTGTTTATGAACTGCTGCGGCTGCAGGGCTGGCGGTGGTATGCACCCGGCGATGAGGGGGAAATTCAACCCGAAAAACGAAAAGATTTAATTATGCCCCGGCAGGAGACCGAATTTACACCTTCCTATGATAATGGCAGGGGTTTTGATTTCGGGCAGTGGTACAGCAAAGATTCGATCAAGTTTTGGGTCTGGATGTCAAAAAACCGTATGAACGTCGCGGGATACAGGGTCTACACAGCCCCACTCTGCGACAAACTCGGCATGCAGTTTAAAATCGGCGGGCACATTTTCGAAAAATGCCTGGACCCCGATAAAATGACGCCAAGCGGCAAAACTCTATGGGAAGAACACAAAGATTGGTTCGGGCAGGCCGCCGACGGAACGCGAAAAAAAGAACTGGCGCAAAAAATTCAATTCTGCACCTCCAACGAGGATTTGACAAGTTATCTGGCGGACGAGGTTTTACGGTATCTCAATACCAAATGGAAGCACGCCGACCGGGTGGATATCTGGGGCTTTGACACTTGGGGTTATACCTGCAACTGCGACAAATGCAATGCATTAGGCAACGACACCGATAAAAACCTGCATTTTTTATCCGACATACGCACACAGATCGACCGGGCCCGAGCGGACGGGCGGCTGGATCACGACGTCAAAATGGTGTTTTGCGGGTATGAGGGCACCTGCACCATCACGGGCCCGCAAAATCCGATTCCGCAAAACCTGTTGGACGCGGGAGACCTGATGGTCTATTACCCCATCCGCAGATGCTACGCGCACGATTTTTCCGACGAGACCTGTGAAATCAACGCGTTCTATAAAAAATCGCTGAAGAGTTGGCTTGATAAAAAACCCGCCGTGCCGGTCGTCATCGGCGAATATTATAATGTCTCCAAGTTTGAGGATCTGCCGCTCATTTTCAGCCAAAGAATCGCGGCGGATATTCCTTATTATCATCAAATGGGCGTCCGAAGCGCCACTTATATGCACGTGCCCATGAACAATCAGGGCATGCGCACGCTCACGCAGCTGCTGTATGCCCAAATGTGTTGGGATGTCCACACCGACGTAAATAAACTGCTGAATGAATATTTTGAAAATTGGTACGGTCCTTATGCCGAAGAAATGCGCGAGGCCTACCGCCTGACCGAAGAGGCGTGGCTCTACTGCGCGGATTGGCGGGCATGGGGACCCCGCAGCGTGTTGTCGCAGCTGTTGGAATGGGACGGTACGAAACCCGAAAACCCGCTGACTTTCGACAACCACTTTCAAACCGCGGACGGCGCCTTAAAAAGCGGCAGGCAATCGGTGCGGCAGCTGCAAAAAGCATTAGATATTGTCAATGAAGTCCGGCAAAAAGATTTAAAAGAAGCCGCTTTAAAAGGAGAAATCAAAATCGGCGCGGGGGTAAACCCGGATGACGCCAAAAAATTCATCGCCTTTAACCGTTATACCAAGCGCATCGGAGAAGATCGGCGGCTGTTGATTTACGCATCACAGACCATGCAGCTGATGGCCGAGACGGTCGCCTATCACAACGCCTTATATCTTCAAAACGAACAAGAAGCGGCGCAAATCTGGCAAACCGTTGAATCACTCGAAAACCGTCTGGATTCCTACGGCGTCACGGTTGAATACGATTTCCCGGCTCCCGGCGTCTGCAGCAAAGACGCGCTCACCAAGACACAGCTACGCGATGTCGTCATGCGCTGCAGAAAATACCGACTCGAGACACAAAATTAA
- a CDS encoding diguanylate cyclase, whose amino-acid sequence MLITNFISIYLLSVTIVVIFYAVQIRTLSGANYAKTAMLLCLAVCFYILGYTLELNSTGPAQILFWNLIEYIGIPFVSALWLTMALIYTGHLTRYKKLVFAAIYIIPFITLILRYTNEYHHLYFSSLNFVKELGTLILVKQAGPWMYVQAAHSAAMVFAALGLFIYDAAKKKERQNGKIYYLISATVFAIMGLVLAQFKLLPFRIDYMALFLPTTCIMVILAITRYDLLEIKSLARSKVFEAGNDAILLLNSQNRILDYNDSANRLFQRIGINPEDKCLSAAFAERPELLKSMESPITSVIKLPIGDKNCYYEITTESTDDKNALRGWIKTIRDVTEIYLLNEELHRLAMTDELSVLSNRRAFIKLGKEWVLKSEENSGILYLLMLDLDHFKDVNDQYGHLSGDLAIREFAQLLKNHFNSNSLVARLGGEEFAVLLESQTDDEVVALVRSFLSRAERHIYNYSGVRFNVTVSIGVTKKQPGQMLESMMQKADRALYQSKEHGRNRFTVL is encoded by the coding sequence ATGCTCATAACGAATTTTATCAGTATTTATCTGTTATCCGTGACCATTGTCGTTATTTTTTATGCAGTCCAAATCAGAACGCTGAGCGGGGCAAATTATGCCAAAACAGCGATGCTGTTGTGCCTTGCGGTGTGTTTTTACATTCTCGGCTATACCCTGGAACTCAATTCGACCGGTCCCGCACAGATTTTGTTCTGGAATCTGATCGAATACATCGGAATCCCGTTCGTCTCCGCATTATGGCTGACAATGGCATTGATTTATACAGGGCATCTCACGCGTTACAAAAAACTCGTTTTCGCGGCTATTTACATCATCCCGTTCATTACGCTGATTCTCCGATATACAAACGAATATCACCACCTCTATTTCTCATCCTTGAATTTCGTCAAAGAATTGGGTACATTGATTCTCGTCAAACAAGCGGGACCATGGATGTATGTGCAGGCGGCTCATTCCGCCGCTATGGTCTTTGCGGCTTTGGGGCTTTTCATATACGACGCCGCAAAAAAGAAGGAACGGCAAAACGGCAAGATCTACTATTTGATCAGCGCAACGGTATTTGCGATCATGGGTCTGGTCCTCGCGCAATTCAAATTACTGCCTTTCCGAATCGATTATATGGCGCTGTTTCTGCCGACGACCTGCATCATGGTGATTTTAGCGATCACCCGCTATGACCTGCTTGAAATCAAATCCCTCGCAAGAAGCAAAGTTTTCGAAGCCGGCAACGACGCCATTTTACTGCTCAACAGCCAAAACAGAATCCTTGACTATAATGACAGCGCAAATCGGCTCTTTCAGAGAATCGGCATCAACCCGGAAGATAAATGCCTCTCTGCGGCTTTCGCTGAGCGCCCCGAACTTTTAAAGAGCATGGAAAGCCCGATAACTTCGGTCATAAAACTTCCGATCGGCGATAAAAACTGTTATTACGAAATCACCACCGAAAGCACGGACGATAAAAATGCCCTGCGCGGATGGATCAAAACCATCCGCGACGTCACAGAAATCTACCTGCTCAACGAAGAACTGCACCGGCTGGCGATGACGGATGAACTGAGTGTCCTCAGCAATCGCAGAGCATTTATTAAACTCGGCAAAGAATGGGTTTTAAAGTCCGAAGAAAACAGCGGCATTTTATATCTTCTGATGCTGGATCTGGATCATTTCAAGGATGTAAACGACCAATACGGTCATCTTTCTGGGGATCTGGCGATTCGGGAATTTGCCCAATTATTGAAAAATCACTTCAATTCAAACAGTCTCGTCGCGCGTCTCGGAGGCGAGGAATTTGCCGTTTTGCTCGAAAGTCAGACCGATGATGAGGTCGTTGCATTGGTCCGTTCTTTTCTGTCCAGAGCGGAACGCCATATTTATAATTATTCCGGCGTTCGGTTCAATGTGACGGTCAGCATAGGAGTGACAAAAAAGCAGCCCGGGCAGATGCTGGAAAGCATGATGCAAAAAGCGGACAGAGCGCTTTATCAGTCCAAAGAACACGGCCGAAACCGTTTCACCGTGCTGTGA
- a CDS encoding CPBP family intramembrane metalloprotease codes for MGKAGYLIAALVPYQQIDPFNSFAEISIHHAVQFLIAALIILALRKILNLNFYFQLGDKKKGIKYFTIFTAAFVVISIAQHIYLAVNNQLPVYAFPLDKRNVVGTLAFQLLLSGPVEEVVFRALPITILIYAFGKSFSIKGNVTLEVILASVLFSFAHIKWSLSPFVFEVNYFQMLYSFVLGTIQGIVYQKSKSVLYPMLMHSSSNVLMVGIGYLFKVLSVGG; via the coding sequence ATGGGAAAAGCGGGTTATTTAATTGCGGCTTTAGTTCCTTATCAACAAATCGATCCTTTTAATAGCTTCGCCGAAATTTCCATACATCATGCGGTTCAATTTTTAATTGCCGCGCTGATTATCCTCGCGTTGAGAAAAATTTTAAATCTCAACTTCTACTTTCAACTCGGCGATAAGAAAAAAGGAATAAAATACTTTACTATATTTACAGCTGCTTTTGTTGTGATTTCAATTGCGCAGCACATCTATTTGGCTGTGAATAACCAACTCCCTGTCTATGCGTTTCCGTTGGATAAAAGGAATGTGGTCGGAACGTTGGCGTTCCAGTTGCTATTAAGCGGACCGGTAGAAGAAGTTGTTTTTCGGGCATTGCCGATAACAATATTGATATATGCATTTGGAAAAAGCTTTTCAATAAAAGGTAATGTTACTTTGGAAGTAATATTAGCATCGGTATTATTTTCGTTTGCACATATTAAATGGTCTTTAAGCCCGTTCGTTTTTGAGGTGAATTATTTTCAAATGCTTTATTCGTTTGTGCTTGGAACCATTCAGGGGATTGTTTATCAAAAAAGCAAGAGCGTTTTATATCCTATGCTTATGCATAGTTCAAGTAACGTTTTGATGGTTGGTATTGGATATTTATTTAAAGTATTATCTGTTGGAGGTTAA
- a CDS encoding glycosyl hydrolase family 18 protein, translated as MMKKSKYINSFCSVFIAVLLLSLYTGVYSAKAIKKKIISPTAPANLTVSEVGETWATLTWTASYAAKGIASYLIYQNAVYIGSSQTTSFAVTGLSASASYEFYVRAKDYRGNLSPISNTVTVTISVPPIIPSAVSSIPSEPSSTASAVSSVISSAVSSVSSVFSSAPSSVSSVVSSVPLTSSSESSVVSSTSSSPTSSESPATPSEPAPAGKIVAGYYTSWSAYNGYTPLDIPASKLTHINYAFAKIGDDLKIALGDPNIDLANFAKLNQLKAANPDLKTLISVGGWTFSDKFSDAALTESSRTAFTDSVVEFITKYNFDGVDIDWEYPVSGGLSTNTYRPEDKQNFTLLMKTLREKLDTQGALDGKEYLLSFAGGAGNTYIKNTELSLIGSYVDYAIIMTYDLHGPWDTYTDFNAPLYTPTTASPQYQLSVDSCVKAWIAAGFPSSKIVLGIPFYGYIYSGVTNANNGLYQHYTSGKSIAYDSILSGYLSDSAYTKYYYPDAKVPTLFNASVFISYDDPASIAEKANYVNLSNLAGVSVWELSQNKDGTLLNAIHENIQ; from the coding sequence ATGATGAAAAAATCGAAATACATAAATTCGTTCTGCTCGGTTTTTATTGCCGTTTTACTGCTGTCACTGTATACAGGTGTATATTCAGCAAAGGCGATTAAGAAAAAAATAATCTCTCCGACCGCTCCGGCAAACTTGACCGTATCGGAAGTCGGGGAAACATGGGCGACACTCACATGGACGGCTTCGTACGCCGCCAAAGGAATCGCCTCCTACTTGATCTATCAAAACGCTGTCTATATTGGTTCAAGCCAAACCACAAGTTTCGCCGTAACAGGCCTTTCCGCCTCCGCTTCCTATGAATTTTATGTCCGAGCCAAAGACTACAGAGGGAACCTTTCTCCCATCAGCAATACCGTCACAGTCACTATTTCAGTCCCGCCGATAATACCATCTGCGGTTTCATCCATCCCTTCTGAACCATCATCAACAGCGTCTGCGGTTTCTTCCGTGATTTCATCAGCGGTTTCATCCGTATCGTCTGTGTTTTCATCTGCGCCATCATCCGTATCGTCTGTCGTTTCATCGGTGCCTCTCACGTCTTCTTCCGAATCATCTGTGGTTTCTTCTACCTCTTCGTCCCCGACTTCTTCCGAATCCCCTGCGACCCCATCCGAACCTGCCCCCGCCGGTAAGATCGTTGCGGGTTATTATACAAGCTGGTCGGCTTACAACGGATATACCCCGCTCGATATCCCCGCATCAAAACTCACCCATATCAATTATGCCTTTGCCAAAATCGGGGACGATTTGAAAATCGCTCTCGGTGATCCGAATATCGATCTTGCCAATTTTGCAAAGCTCAATCAGCTCAAAGCGGCGAATCCCGACCTGAAAACACTGATTTCTGTCGGCGGATGGACGTTCTCCGACAAATTCTCCGATGCCGCACTGACCGAATCCAGCCGAACGGCATTTACGGACAGTGTTGTTGAATTTATCACGAAATACAATTTCGACGGCGTCGATATCGATTGGGAATATCCCGTCAGCGGAGGACTTTCGACAAACACTTACCGGCCGGAGGACAAACAAAACTTCACCCTGCTGATGAAAACATTAAGAGAGAAATTAGATACGCAGGGAGCGCTTGACGGCAAAGAATATCTCCTGTCATTCGCGGGCGGCGCGGGCAATACATACATCAAAAACACGGAGCTCAGTCTGATCGGCAGCTATGTTGATTACGCCATTATCATGACCTACGACCTTCACGGCCCGTGGGATACCTACACCGACTTCAACGCCCCTCTTTATACGCCGACCACGGCGTCCCCACAATATCAATTGAGCGTCGATTCCTGTGTCAAGGCCTGGATTGCGGCGGGCTTCCCATCTTCGAAAATCGTACTTGGCATTCCTTTCTACGGTTATATTTACAGCGGCGTCACCAATGCAAATAACGGACTTTATCAACACTATACCAGCGGAAAATCCATCGCTTACGACAGCATTTTGTCCGGATATTTGAGCGATTCCGCCTATACCAAGTATTATTATCCGGACGCGAAAGTACCGACCCTGTTCAACGCCTCCGTGTTTATCTCCTATGACGACCCTGCCTCCATTGCCGAAAAAGCAAACTATGTGAATCTCAGCAATCTCGCGGGCGTCTCGGTCTGGGAACTCTCCCAAAACAAAGACGGAACGCTGCTCAATGCGATTCATGAAAATATACAATAA
- a CDS encoding MarR family transcriptional regulator, whose amino-acid sequence MNSNNNIPDKAMIFGLLLIISNKMNTLLEREFKEFDVTTKQWFLSETINSLFDFPPTLKEAANAMGSSHQNVKQVAVKLESKGLLALEKDKKDARVTRLRMTEKSYDFWKQTDPKGAIFREKMFKEIDTNDITKIRHFLEKLLSNLADIENAVNDEGTNAQE is encoded by the coding sequence ATGAATTCAAACAATAATATTCCTGATAAAGCGATGATTTTTGGGCTTTTACTGATCATTTCAAATAAGATGAATACGCTTCTCGAAAGAGAATTCAAAGAATTTGATGTGACTACCAAACAGTGGTTTTTGTCAGAGACGATCAACAGCCTCTTCGATTTTCCTCCGACTTTAAAAGAAGCCGCCAATGCGATGGGGAGTTCTCACCAGAACGTCAAACAAGTGGCTGTGAAACTTGAAAGCAAGGGGTTGCTGGCACTGGAAAAAGATAAAAAAGATGCCAGAGTCACCAGACTGAGAATGACGGAAAAGAGCTATGATTTCTGGAAGCAAACAGACCCCAAAGGGGCAATATTTCGAGAAAAAATGTTCAAAGAAATAGATACAAATGATATTACGAAGATAAGACATTTTCTTGAGAAATTGCTTTCGAATCTGGCTGACATTGAAAATGCGGTTAATGATGAGGGTACTAATGCTCAGGAGTGA